Proteins encoded by one window of Primulina huaijiensis isolate GDHJ02 chromosome 1, ASM1229523v2, whole genome shotgun sequence:
- the LOC140990474 gene encoding probable inactive histone-lysine N-methyltransferase SUVR2 isoform X2, protein MSNETKVKVANAFRAMKCIGISEDKVKPVLKSLLKLFDKNWKLIEEENYRALADAIFDRDEVEAAECSRKILNSEAAEHPKKIVNSEKEDYLEEEVQASEEPERPLKRLRHRNRDGQTSTSSTSNTNVPKIPLVKPKEEPDELPEGHLPKANLANGSHSIVDPNLQVDTCQSLGANKKEQHTSVKSLIVNEKYDPCQLSARGRIQQNTSLGTERSSSHPMRLRDGGKGSVSPQSGEKSSVSARSSNAECLKEPNNKCDIVLSPSPKQKNNASHTLIKPKDEPITDVTPVTRVHPVTLNEEGPLSMNGATADDCHELSVSHAAQRIDAVDGNVAASELRNIGALAKIPEDALGAGYLGFSSVSGSTVPVDTLPNTLPLPPTCNGMDDVTPLKMMASLDDRGSNRVSCAEEMNGSSLEVIHHPLVALNTVSSPDDVIDIAKGLEKVVITIMNEVNDERPPSFFYIPQNAVFQNAYLNFSLAHMGDSHYCGTCSGNCLSLSTPCPCAYENGGEFAYTTDGLVREDFLNECISMNRDPKKHCQFFCKECVLERSKSEDVIEPCKGHLVRKFIKECWWKCGCDKLCGNRVVQRGISCKLQVFMTPEGKGWGLRILEDLPKGAFVCEYVGEVLTNTELFDRVSRSPKGEKHSYPVLLDADWGAEEVLKDEALCLDATYYGNVARFINHRCYDSNMVEIPVEVETPDHHYYHLAFFTTRNVKAKEELTWDYGIDFDDHGHPIKAFRCQCGSKFCRNIKRSSRSKSLRR, encoded by the exons GCCTTTCGTGCTATGAAATGTATTGGGATCTCTGAGGATAAGGTGAAGCCGGTATTGAAAAGTTTGCTAAAGCTGTTTGATAAAAATTGGAAGCTTATTGAAGAGGAAAACTATAGAGCCCTTGCTGATGCTATTTTTGACAGAGATGAAGTAGAG GCTGCAGAGTGCTCAAGGAAGATCTTGAATAGTGAA GCAGCAGAGCATCCAAAAAAGATTGTGAATAGTGAA AAAGAGGATTACTTGGAGGAAGAAGTGCAGGCTTCTGAAGAGCCTGAACGGCCTTTAAAAAGACTGCGACATAGAAATCGAGATGGTCAAACTTCCACCTCAAGTACTTCTAATACTAATGTACCCAAAATTCCACTTGTCAAGCCAAAAGAAGAACCAGATGAACTACCTGAAGGCCATTTGCCAAAGGCAAACTTGGCAAATGGTTCACACAGTATAGTGGATCCCAATTTGCAGGTTGACACATGCCAATCACTTGGTGCCAACAAAAAAGAGCAACATACTTCTGTCAAATCCTTGATTGTCAATGAGAAATATGATCCCTGCCAGCTCAGTGCCAGAGGCAGAATTCAGCAAAATACCTCGTTGGGAACAGAAAGATCATCTTCTCATCCAATGAGGCTGAGAGACGGAGGAAAGGGATCCGTCTCTCCACAATCTGGGGAGAAGAGTTCAGTTTCTGCAAGATCATCTAATGCTGAATGCCTAAAAGAGCCAAATAATAAGTGTGACATTGTTCTATCACCCTCGCCCAAACAAAAGAACAATGCCAGTCATACTCTGATTAAGCCTAAAGATGAGCCAATCACTGATGTCACACCTGTCACCAGGGTCCATCCAG TTACATTGAATGAAGAAGGTCCTTTGAGTATGAATGGTGCCACTGCAGATGACTGCCATGAACTTTCAGTATCCCATGCTGCTCAAAGAATAGACGCTGTTGATGGAAATGTTGCTGCAAGTGAACTGAGAAACATTGGAGCACTGGCAAAGATCCCAG AGGATGCTCTAGGTGCTGGATACTTGGGTTTTAGTTCTGTGAGTGGATCAACTGTTCCGGTTGATACTCTTCCCAATACATTGCCACTTCCTCCAACTTGCAATGGCATGGATGATGTCACACCTCTGAAGATGATGGCAAGTCTAGATGACCGTGGATCAAACAGAGTGAGCTGTGCTGAAGAAATGAATGGTTCGAGCTTGGAGGTTATCCATCACCCGCTGGTGGCTCTGAACACTGTCAGCTCACCTGATGATGTTATCGATATAGCCAAGGGACTGGAAAAAGTTGTAATCACTATAATGAATGAGGTCAATGATGAGCGTCCTCCATCTTTCTTTTACATACCCCAAAATGCAGTTTTTCAAAATGCGTATTTGAATTTCTCTCTGGCTCATATGGGAGATAGCCACTATTGTGGTACTTGTTCTGGGAATTGTCTGTCCTTATCCACTCCTTGTCCCTGTGCATATGAAAATGGAGGTGAATTTGCATACACTACCGACGGCCTTGTTAGAGAGGACTTTCTTAATGAGTGTATCTCCATGAATCGTGATCCGAAGAAGCACTGCCAGTTTTTCTGTAAGGAATGTGTTCTTGAAAGATCAAAAAGTGAAGATGTCATTGAACCTTGTAAAGGTCATCTAGTGAGGAAGTTCATTAAAGAATGTTGGTGGAAATGTGGCTGCGATAAATTGTGTGGAAATCGAGTAGTGCAGAGAGGAATAAGTTGCAAATTACAG GTGTTTATGACACCTGAAGGTAAAGGGTGGGGTCTACGTATACTGGAGGACCTGCCAAAAGGTGCATTTGTTTGCGAGTATGTTGGAGAAGTTTTAACAAACACAGAGCTCTTTGATCGTGTTTCACGTAGTCCCAAAGGGGAGAAACATTCATATCCTGTTCTTCTTGATGCTGATTGGGGTGCAGAAGAAGTACTCAAAGACGAAGCTCTTTGTTTGGATGCTACTTATTATGGAAATGTTGCAAGGTTTATCAATCACAG ATGTTATGACTCAAACATGGTTGAGATTCCTGTGGAAGTGGAGACTCCTGATCACCACTATTATCAC CTTGCGTTCTTTACTACGAGAAACGTGAAAGCCAAGGAAGAACTTACTTGG GATTATGGTATTGATTTTGATGACCATGGCCATCCTATAAAGGCCTTTCGTTGTCAATGCGGCAGCAAGTTTTGCCGCAACATAAAACGCTCAAGTA GATCTAAATCTTTGAGAAGATGA